In Nostoc sp. GT001, a genomic segment contains:
- the hisG gene encoding ATP phosphoribosyltransferase, with amino-acid sequence MLTVALPKGELLKNSIRLLQAVGLDFSAFLDSGTRQLQIPDTKGVAKALLVRAQDVPVYVEYGQAQLGVVGYDVLREKQPQVAHLVDLQFGHCRMSVAVKESSSYRSPLDLPPHGRVASKYVNCAREYFHSLDLPVEIVPLYGSVELGPITGMSEAIVDLVSTGRTLRENGLIEIASLYQSTARLIAHPLSYRLNTGNLSDVISKLREAVLVEV; translated from the coding sequence ATGCTGACTGTTGCATTGCCAAAAGGGGAACTACTTAAAAATAGCATCCGCTTGCTACAAGCTGTCGGATTAGATTTTAGTGCTTTTTTAGATTCAGGAACTCGCCAACTTCAAATTCCTGACACTAAGGGAGTTGCAAAAGCTTTACTGGTGCGGGCACAAGATGTACCTGTTTATGTGGAATATGGTCAGGCACAACTAGGGGTGGTTGGTTACGATGTACTGCGGGAGAAGCAGCCGCAAGTTGCTCACTTGGTAGATTTGCAGTTTGGTCATTGTCGGATGTCAGTGGCGGTAAAAGAATCAAGTTCTTACCGATCGCCTTTAGATTTACCACCGCATGGTAGAGTTGCTTCAAAATATGTGAATTGCGCTCGTGAATATTTCCATAGCCTAGATTTACCTGTGGAAATAGTGCCATTGTATGGTTCAGTAGAGCTAGGCCCAATTACTGGAATGTCAGAAGCGATCGTAGACTTGGTTTCTACAGGGCGGACTTTACGCGAAAATGGTTTGATTGAAATTGCTAGTCTGTATCAAAGCACGGCGCGGTTGATTGCCCATCCTCTGAGTTACCGCCTGAATACAGGTAATCTGAGTGATGTGATTAGCAAGCTGCGCGAGGCCGTTTTGGTAGAGGTTTAA
- a CDS encoding tetratricopeptide repeat protein, with amino-acid sequence MKQRLVFPCPKVGLICVGAISSPQVLLHSFLLFAFLLSPVAGAVDISEQLHRPLNNSVGRQSRNEADSLLRIGQQEYTSGHADKTIASCLRALELYHSIGDLKAQGLTYNLLAKAYVQLGSSKEAEDAFRRGLAIARDTKDFQSQIFVLNNIGTFLLQKGEFAAAGKTVEDALTIAHGVKNIEGEGLSLSNLGLVSARLGDYNKAIKLYENALTFRRQTGDAIGEANTLNNLGDAYLASGNYQDTIATYGEAMRTAKTNRDRTNQLRAIDGLVTAHTAVGRYERAFDLLEQRLALAKELQNLREELKSFESYAQLYKQQGNYLTARNFYERAIILAQTLQDSRQEVQLRDQLTKMLQRK; translated from the coding sequence ATGAAACAACGGCTTGTATTTCCCTGCCCAAAGGTAGGCTTAATTTGTGTAGGTGCGATTTCTTCTCCCCAGGTACTTTTACACAGCTTTTTACTGTTTGCTTTTTTGCTGAGTCCTGTAGCGGGTGCGGTTGATATTTCCGAACAACTCCATCGCCCTTTAAATAATTCCGTTGGACGACAATCAAGAAATGAAGCAGACAGCTTGCTGCGTATTGGTCAACAAGAATACACTTCAGGACATGCCGACAAAACAATTGCGTCTTGCTTGCGAGCATTAGAACTATATCATTCTATTGGCGACCTGAAAGCACAAGGTCTAACGTATAATTTGCTTGCGAAGGCTTATGTGCAGCTTGGTAGTTCAAAAGAGGCAGAAGATGCTTTCAGAAGAGGATTAGCGATCGCTCGTGATACTAAAGACTTTCAATCTCAGATTTTTGTGCTGAATAATATCGGTACATTTCTGCTGCAAAAAGGCGAATTTGCTGCTGCTGGTAAAACAGTTGAAGATGCACTCACAATTGCTCACGGGGTGAAAAATATTGAAGGTGAAGGACTGTCTTTGAGTAATTTGGGCTTGGTAAGTGCCAGGTTGGGAGATTATAACAAGGCGATTAAACTGTACGAAAATGCTTTAACTTTCCGCCGTCAGACTGGCGATGCCATCGGTGAAGCAAATACCTTGAATAACTTAGGAGATGCTTATTTAGCATCTGGAAATTATCAAGATACCATTGCTACTTATGGTGAAGCAATGCGCACAGCTAAAACCAACCGCGATCGCACTAATCAATTACGGGCAATTGACGGTTTAGTTACGGCTCATACTGCTGTAGGACGTTACGAACGCGCCTTTGACTTACTAGAGCAGCGTTTAGCACTCGCTAAAGAATTGCAAAATTTACGCGAAGAATTAAAATCTTTTGAATCTTATGCCCAGTTATATAAGCAACAAGGTAACTACCTAACTGCCCGCAATTTTTACGAAAGGGCAATTATACTGGCGCAGACATTGCAAGATAGCAGGCAAGAAGTGCAATTGCGGGATCAATTAACCAAAATGCTTCAGCGAAAGTAG
- a CDS encoding sigma-70 family RNA polymerase sigma factor, whose translation MQIPHFPEANHPLVKSLFHHSDHELLTLFQRYPDAGKYFTVIFCRYSPIVYTLIRHSARSPVQADYLFALTWRHIYYELGGLKLTDSESGEEALTMQNWLINMTAFCINEIKLPPTEAIHYSLQATSPPLWCYVQQALDQLPPILRLIVLMAQTFHWSETRIAAYLQAEGEAIAPNEVANFLQEGYRMLEDKLPTDIRAIYFGEDLAQSQLK comes from the coding sequence GTGCAAATTCCTCATTTTCCCGAAGCTAATCACCCACTGGTGAAGTCGCTATTCCATCACAGTGACCATGAACTACTGACTCTGTTTCAGCGCTATCCAGATGCCGGAAAGTACTTTACGGTGATTTTTTGCCGCTATAGCCCCATAGTCTACACCTTAATTCGGCATTCGGCGCGATCGCCTGTGCAGGCAGATTATCTGTTTGCCCTCACCTGGCGACATATTTATTACGAACTCGGTGGACTAAAGTTAACTGATTCAGAATCAGGTGAGGAAGCTTTAACCATGCAGAATTGGTTAATTAATATGACAGCTTTCTGTATAAATGAGATTAAACTACCACCCACAGAAGCAATTCATTATTCTCTGCAAGCGACTTCACCGCCGCTATGGTGCTATGTACAACAGGCATTAGACCAACTACCACCAATTTTAAGATTAATCGTGTTAATGGCTCAAACCTTCCACTGGAGTGAAACTAGAATCGCTGCTTATCTACAAGCTGAAGGAGAAGCGATCGCTCCTAACGAAGTAGCCAATTTTCTCCAGGAAGGCTATCGTATGCTAGAGGACAAATTGCCCACAGATATCCGCGCTATATACTTTGGGGAAGATTTAGCTCAATCACAACTTAAGTAG
- a CDS encoding glyoxalase-like domain protein has protein sequence MVIAVSVISFLLSPLTLGSFLPSLPLDSLFSTQGIMVMLLAAYAGAMWMFLTSAPKVHTVMVSDLEIARQLYEGLLDLPAAEVPLHYYYNYEQTIGATGIDPLYMSTGPSLSSKMMNNANDGLWYQLKKNTQLHVITGASLGSKNQQRHVCFDHDCLEMILMRIEMRGLKLKIRNHKPLNFLVKDYEGRVIEVAEVAN, from the coding sequence ATGGTTATAGCAGTTAGTGTGATCTCGTTCCTGCTCAGTCCCCTTACTTTAGGCTCCTTTCTGCCTTCCCTGCCTTTAGATAGCCTGTTCTCCACCCAAGGCATTATGGTAATGCTGCTAGCAGCTTACGCTGGTGCCATGTGGATGTTTCTCACCAGTGCCCCAAAAGTACACACTGTAATGGTGTCAGATTTGGAGATTGCCCGACAGTTGTATGAAGGACTGCTAGATTTGCCAGCAGCTGAGGTGCCATTGCACTATTACTACAACTACGAACAAACTATAGGCGCAACTGGCATCGATCCGTTATATATGTCTACTGGACCCAGCTTGTCTAGCAAAATGATGAATAATGCTAACGATGGGCTGTGGTATCAATTGAAGAAAAACACCCAGCTACACGTCATTACTGGTGCGAGTTTAGGTAGCAAAAATCAACAACGCCACGTTTGTTTTGACCATGACTGCCTGGAAATGATTTTAATGCGAATCGAAATGCGCGGTTTGAAATTGAAGATTCGTAACCACAAACCCCTGAATTTTTTAGTCAAGGACTATGAAGGGCGAGTTATTGAGGTGGCTGAGGTAGCGAATTAG
- the pstB gene encoding phosphate ABC transporter ATP-binding protein PstB — MATNTKTVNDTETVLRAENLNIYYGKFLALQNIWLDIPKNQVTAFIGPSGCGKSTLLRCYNRLNDLIESFRAEGKILFYDKNLYAPDIDPVEVRRRIGMVFQRPNPFPKSIHDNITFGAKINGYKGDLDELVETSLKKAALWDEVKDKLKQSGSSLSGGQQQRLCIARAIAVQPEIILMDEPCSALDPISTLRVEELIHELKEQYTIVIVTHNMQQAARVSDKTAFFNVRTSEKGTRSGYMVEYDATELIFNNPQQEETRDYVSGKFG; from the coding sequence ATGGCTACCAACACTAAGACAGTGAATGACACTGAAACCGTTTTACGGGCTGAAAATCTCAACATTTACTACGGCAAGTTTTTAGCCTTACAGAATATTTGGCTAGATATACCGAAAAATCAGGTGACTGCTTTTATCGGCCCTTCCGGTTGTGGTAAAAGTACGTTGTTGCGATGCTATAACCGCCTCAATGATCTGATTGAGTCATTTCGGGCAGAAGGTAAGATACTTTTTTACGATAAAAACCTGTATGCACCCGATATTGACCCTGTAGAAGTGCGTCGGAGAATTGGGATGGTATTTCAAAGACCAAACCCATTTCCCAAGTCAATTCATGACAATATTACTTTTGGAGCTAAAATCAACGGCTACAAAGGTGATTTAGATGAATTAGTAGAAACCAGTCTCAAAAAAGCAGCTTTGTGGGATGAAGTCAAGGATAAACTAAAGCAAAGTGGCTCGTCTTTATCTGGTGGACAACAACAGCGATTATGTATTGCTCGCGCGATCGCAGTCCAACCTGAAATTATACTGATGGATGAACCTTGCTCCGCTCTTGACCCCATTTCCACCTTGCGTGTTGAAGAACTGATTCACGAACTTAAAGAGCAATATACTATTGTCATTGTCACCCATAACATGCAGCAAGCAGCGCGTGTTTCTGATAAGACAGCCTTTTTTAATGTTCGGACTTCAGAGAAAGGAACCCGTAGCGGCTACATGGTTGAGTACGACGCAACAGAATTAATTTTCAACAATCCTCAACAGGAAGAAACCAGAGATTACGTCAGCGGCAAATTTGGATAA
- the pstA gene encoding phosphate ABC transporter permease PstA has translation MTSNFPERSLTRSAMSQRTLFNTVMTVIAFTCGVLALIPLLAVLSYVIIKGFSSLNLAVFVELPPKALQKGGGFGNAILGTLLMVGIAALISIPFGVLGAIYITEFSSARVARWVRFSANVLSGVPSIIAGVFAYGIVVLTMVKLNLGSYSALAGGFALAILMLPIILRTTDEALQLVSQDLRQASVGLGATNFQTVSQVVLPAALPAIVTGATLSIARASGETAPLLFTALFSNFWPDGLFQPTASLAVLVYKYAISPFKNWQSLAWAASLILVLMVLITSIIARWATRQKA, from the coding sequence ATGACTTCTAATTTTCCAGAGCGCAGTTTAACTCGCTCCGCCATGTCTCAAAGAACACTGTTTAATACAGTGATGACCGTAATCGCTTTTACTTGCGGAGTATTGGCACTTATTCCTTTGCTAGCAGTGCTTTCTTACGTTATTATTAAAGGCTTTAGCAGTCTGAATCTGGCCGTGTTTGTTGAATTGCCACCCAAAGCTCTCCAAAAAGGAGGAGGCTTTGGTAATGCAATTTTAGGCACGCTACTGATGGTAGGAATTGCTGCCTTGATTAGTATCCCCTTTGGAGTTTTAGGGGCGATTTACATCACAGAATTTAGTTCGGCGAGAGTAGCTAGATGGGTGCGTTTTTCGGCTAACGTCCTTAGCGGAGTCCCCTCCATTATTGCTGGGGTATTTGCCTATGGGATTGTAGTTTTGACAATGGTAAAGTTGAACTTAGGATCGTATTCAGCTCTAGCTGGAGGGTTTGCACTGGCAATTTTGATGTTGCCAATTATTCTGCGAACTACTGATGAAGCGTTGCAGTTAGTATCGCAAGATTTGCGACAAGCATCTGTAGGGTTGGGAGCGACTAACTTTCAAACTGTAAGTCAAGTAGTCTTACCAGCAGCTTTACCAGCTATTGTAACTGGGGCAACGCTATCGATCGCCAGAGCTTCTGGAGAAACCGCACCTTTGTTATTTACTGCTCTATTTTCTAACTTTTGGCCAGATGGTTTATTCCAACCAACAGCTTCACTGGCTGTTTTAGTTTACAAATACGCCATTTCTCCGTTTAAAAATTGGCAATCTCTAGCTTGGGCAGCATCTTTAATTTTGGTATTGATGGTTCTAATCACAAGTATCATCGCTCGCTGGGCAACTCGTCAAAAAGCTTAG
- the pstC gene encoding phosphate ABC transporter permease subunit PstC, whose amino-acid sequence MTTNSQNLSSAMKNRSDAEKSLDLGFIWLTKIFAFGVAGTLLWIGSQVAIGAWPAIQQFGVSFLANTTWNPVNDTYGVLPQIYGTLVSSFIGLLIAVPIGVGTAIVLSEDFLPAKVRLVLVFAVELLAAIPSVVYGVWGIFVLVPILTSLGKWLNAYFSWLPFFGTSPTGPGMLPAGVILAIMTLPIITALSRDALISVPPSLRQASIGLGATRWETILQVLIPAAFSGIVSAVMLGLGRAMGETMAVTMLIGNSNNISLSLFAPANTISSLLANQFSEASGLQVSALMYAALILFFLTLVVNILAELIVLRVKRI is encoded by the coding sequence ATGACTACAAATTCTCAAAATCTGTCATCAGCGATGAAAAATCGCTCTGACGCCGAAAAATCCCTAGATTTGGGTTTTATCTGGCTGACTAAAATTTTCGCTTTTGGGGTTGCTGGTACTTTATTATGGATTGGGTCGCAGGTTGCAATTGGTGCTTGGCCTGCCATTCAACAGTTTGGTGTCAGCTTTTTGGCCAATACCACTTGGAATCCGGTTAATGATACCTATGGGGTGCTACCTCAAATTTATGGAACTCTCGTGAGTTCTTTTATTGGGCTGCTGATAGCAGTCCCAATTGGTGTTGGTACTGCTATTGTACTGAGCGAGGATTTTTTACCTGCAAAAGTGAGACTGGTACTGGTTTTTGCGGTAGAACTACTCGCAGCTATTCCCAGCGTTGTCTATGGCGTTTGGGGTATTTTCGTTTTAGTGCCAATACTAACCAGCTTGGGAAAATGGCTTAATGCTTACTTTAGCTGGCTGCCATTTTTTGGCACTTCTCCTACAGGGCCAGGAATGTTGCCAGCGGGAGTCATATTAGCGATTATGACTTTGCCCATCATCACAGCTTTATCCCGTGATGCCTTGATTTCTGTACCCCCCAGCTTGCGCCAAGCCTCTATAGGATTAGGAGCAACCCGTTGGGAAACGATTTTGCAAGTTCTTATCCCAGCAGCCTTTTCGGGCATAGTTAGTGCTGTGATGTTGGGACTTGGCCGCGCAATGGGAGAAACAATGGCTGTAACGATGTTAATTGGCAACTCCAACAACATCAGTCTCTCTCTTTTTGCACCAGCCAATACGATTTCTTCTCTATTGGCAAATCAATTCTCAGAAGCTAGTGGTTTGCAAGTTTCGGCTTTAATGTATGCGGCTTTAATTCTATTTTTCTTGACACTAGTAGTCAATATTCTGGCAGAGTTGATCGTTCTGAGAGTCAAGCGAATATAG
- the pstS gene encoding phosphate ABC transporter substrate-binding protein PstS, whose protein sequence is MLSRLSAIKTHRLTGSISVLALTISLAACGGQQTPDGTATKDTPSGTATDTTASSPAKLDLGGTVKLSGAGATFPAPLYDTWFTDLNKKYPNLQVDYASVGSGSGVEQFIKGTVDFGASDVAMKDEEIQKVPADRGVILLPVTAGSIVLAYNLPDVPELKLPRAVYADILLGKIKSWDDAQIAKANPGAKLPKEAITVVYRSDGSGTTGVFTKHVSAISPEWKSKIGEGKSVNWPVGVGAKGNEGVTAQIQQTQGSIGYIEYGYAKQNNLKFAALENKAGNFIVDTEQSAAKTLEAVTLPENLRAFIADPEGADSYPIVSYTWLLVYKKYPNAAKAKAIEAAIEYALTEGQKQAIPLGYVPLPSNVITKVAAAADQISPEYKISVASGSSASK, encoded by the coding sequence ATGCTCTCACGTCTTAGTGCAATAAAAACTCATCGCCTCACAGGTTCAATTTCAGTGTTAGCACTGACAATCAGCCTAGCAGCTTGTGGCGGACAACAAACACCAGATGGTACAGCCACCAAGGATACGCCTTCTGGTACAGCTACCGATACTACTGCCTCTAGCCCAGCTAAATTAGACCTTGGCGGAACCGTAAAGTTAAGCGGAGCTGGTGCGACTTTTCCGGCACCACTATACGATACCTGGTTCACTGATTTAAACAAAAAATATCCAAATCTGCAAGTTGACTACGCATCAGTTGGTAGCGGTTCTGGAGTTGAGCAATTTATCAAAGGCACTGTAGACTTTGGGGCCAGTGATGTTGCGATGAAGGATGAAGAAATTCAGAAAGTACCAGCAGATAGGGGTGTTATTTTACTGCCTGTGACTGCTGGTAGCATCGTACTGGCCTACAACTTGCCTGATGTTCCAGAACTTAAGCTGCCAAGAGCCGTTTATGCTGATATCCTACTAGGTAAAATTAAATCTTGGGACGATGCTCAAATTGCCAAAGCTAACCCAGGTGCAAAACTTCCTAAAGAGGCAATAACGGTCGTTTATCGTTCTGATGGTAGCGGAACCACTGGTGTGTTTACAAAACACGTCAGTGCTATCAGCCCGGAGTGGAAAAGCAAGATTGGCGAAGGAAAAAGTGTCAATTGGCCTGTAGGAGTTGGTGCAAAGGGTAATGAGGGTGTTACAGCCCAAATCCAACAAACTCAAGGTTCTATTGGTTACATTGAATATGGCTACGCCAAACAAAACAATCTCAAGTTTGCTGCTTTGGAAAATAAAGCAGGAAACTTTATTGTTGATACTGAACAGTCAGCCGCTAAAACTTTAGAAGCAGTAACCTTGCCAGAAAATCTTCGGGCCTTTATTGCAGATCCCGAAGGGGCTGATTCATATCCTATCGTGAGCTATACCTGGCTTTTAGTTTACAAAAAATATCCTAATGCAGCAAAAGCTAAGGCCATAGAAGCCGCTATCGAATACGCTTTAACTGAAGGTCAGAAGCAGGCTATTCCACTAGGGTATGTTCCTCTACCCTCAAATGTCATCACAAAGGTAGCTGCTGCTGCTGACCAAATCAGTCCAGAGTACAAAATTTCTGTTGCCAGTGGTAGTAGTGCTAGCAAGTAA
- a CDS encoding biotin transporter BioY yields the protein MFAASNQLLWSMIGLLLTMGGTFLEVYGITFPWTWSQHGIQTFSLGVTFQIGAVLLVGCLGGKNAGALSQIAYLVIGLTLLPVFADGGGIGYVKLSQFGYLLGFIPGAWICGLVAFKARPRLETLAFSCVCGLLTLHLCGITYLIISYFFQWKGTENLPLMQAILRYSWFALPGQLTVVCAVTVIAYILRHLMFY from the coding sequence ATGTTTGCTGCTTCCAATCAATTACTATGGTCTATGATTGGCTTACTCCTGACAATGGGTGGTACCTTCTTAGAAGTTTATGGCATCACCTTTCCTTGGACTTGGAGTCAGCACGGAATTCAGACTTTTTCTTTAGGTGTCACTTTTCAAATTGGCGCAGTATTGTTAGTGGGTTGTTTAGGAGGCAAAAATGCGGGTGCGCTCTCGCAAATTGCCTATTTAGTCATAGGGTTAACCTTATTACCAGTATTTGCCGATGGCGGCGGTATTGGTTATGTCAAGCTGTCTCAGTTTGGCTATCTACTAGGCTTTATTCCTGGAGCTTGGATTTGTGGCTTAGTTGCCTTTAAAGCAAGACCTCGACTAGAAACTCTTGCCTTTAGTTGTGTCTGTGGCTTGTTAACTCTCCACCTATGCGGTATTACTTATTTGATTATTAGCTATTTTTTTCAGTGGAAAGGCACAGAAAATCTACCCTTGATGCAAGCAATCCTTAGATATTCCTGGTTTGCACTACCAGGTCAACTAACCGTGGTTTGTGCAGTTACTGTAATAGCATATATATTGCGTCACTTAATGTTTTATTAG
- the lspA gene encoding signal peptidase II, with the protein MHLKNRLFWIAAFIAFFLDQITKYWVVQSFSLGQTLPLLPGIFHFTYVTNTGAAFSLLSGKVEWLRWLSLGVSLVLIALALIGPTLNLWDQLGYGLILGGAMGNGIDRFVLGYVVDFLDFRLINFAVFNVADSFISIGIVCLLIASLQKTPTSTGRSH; encoded by the coding sequence ATGCATTTAAAAAATCGTCTTTTCTGGATCGCTGCCTTCATTGCTTTTTTCTTAGACCAAATAACAAAGTACTGGGTAGTACAAAGCTTTAGCCTGGGGCAGACACTACCACTCTTGCCTGGGATATTTCACTTCACGTATGTTACTAACACTGGTGCGGCTTTTAGTCTGTTGAGCGGGAAAGTAGAGTGGTTGCGCTGGCTATCTTTAGGGGTGAGTTTAGTATTGATAGCATTGGCGTTAATTGGCCCAACATTAAATTTGTGGGATCAGTTAGGCTATGGCTTGATTTTAGGTGGAGCTATGGGCAACGGTATCGATCGTTTCGTTTTAGGCTACGTCGTTGATTTTCTTGATTTTCGCCTGATTAACTTTGCTGTATTTAATGTGGCAGATTCATTTATTAGTATCGGTATTGTTTGCCTGTTAATCGCTTCCTTGCAAAAAACACCCACTTCAACTGGCAGATCCCATTAA
- a CDS encoding transglycosylase domain-containing protein, whose product MSSPQPPHKPQTLLGQLTQAVHTIQARVDFSKLALKPNAKVPELWVQDAGADKAEVYPLLGDRYILGRSSKSSDIVIRNPVVSQIHLSLSRNSTQRTPVFTIKDENSTNGIYRGKRRVSSLELRHGDILTLGPPELAASVRLQYVDPPAWYVKAASWTAYGVGGISALLTLVIGVEWLKFSVKPLPTATRAPVVVYARDGATPLREPRTISHVDMKRLEEFGPYLPAAVVASEDSRYYWHFGVDPLGILRAVLINSRSGDVQQGASTVTQQVARSLFREYVGRQDTLGRKLREAVVALKLETFYSKDDILLMYLNRVFLGGDTSGFEDAARYYFEKSAKELTLAEAATLVGILPAPNAFDFCGDGPNKLEAAEYRNRVIKRLLEMGKIKAEDANRARRSTVQISPKVCEQQAKTIAPYFYSYVFSELESILGEGAAREGNYIIETKLDPAIQRQAEAALSNSVNNSGRNFNFSQGAVVTLDSSTGSILAMVGGTDYKKSQFNRAVQAKRQPGSTFKIFAYTAAIQQGIPESKSYSCAPLTWQGFTYKPCRAGADASLDIATGLALSENPIALRVARQVGLDKVVAMAQRLGIKSNLDPVPGLVLGQSVVNVLEMTGAFGAIGNRGVLNPPHAISRILDSGDCSDRNDIKTCRVIYSFDQDPGANKRVLTTNVADEMTSLMRGVIARGTGRSAAIGLGEAGKTGTTDKNVDLWFIGFIPSQRLVTGVWLGNDNNSPTSGSSAQAAQLWGNYMRRITR is encoded by the coding sequence ATGAGTTCTCCCCAACCCCCTCACAAGCCACAAACGTTACTAGGTCAACTGACTCAAGCAGTACATACGATTCAAGCTAGGGTCGATTTTTCAAAATTGGCGCTCAAGCCTAATGCCAAAGTACCAGAACTTTGGGTGCAGGATGCGGGGGCGGATAAAGCAGAAGTATATCCACTGTTGGGCGATCGCTATATTCTCGGTCGTAGTTCCAAATCCAGCGATATCGTTATCCGTAACCCGGTTGTCAGCCAAATTCACCTGTCACTATCGCGGAATTCTACTCAACGCACACCAGTTTTCACGATCAAAGACGAAAACTCCACCAATGGTATTTATCGTGGCAAGCGTCGTGTTAGTTCTCTAGAACTGCGTCACGGCGATATTCTGACTCTGGGACCCCCAGAACTCGCCGCTTCTGTGCGGTTGCAATATGTCGATCCACCAGCATGGTATGTCAAAGCTGCAAGTTGGACAGCTTATGGAGTTGGTGGTATCAGTGCCCTATTAACGTTAGTAATTGGCGTCGAATGGCTGAAATTTTCAGTCAAACCTCTACCAACAGCGACACGCGCCCCAGTAGTTGTTTACGCCCGTGATGGAGCCACTCCCCTGAGAGAGCCTCGGACAATCTCTCATGTAGACATGAAGCGATTAGAGGAATTTGGCCCTTATTTGCCTGCTGCGGTAGTGGCTTCAGAGGATAGTCGTTATTACTGGCACTTTGGGGTTGATCCTTTAGGGATTTTACGAGCCGTGTTGATTAATAGCCGTAGCGGAGATGTGCAACAAGGAGCCAGCACTGTTACCCAGCAAGTTGCCCGCAGTTTGTTCCGCGAGTATGTAGGTAGACAGGATACCCTTGGCCGCAAATTGCGGGAGGCAGTTGTCGCCCTCAAGCTCGAAACCTTTTACAGCAAAGATGATATTTTGCTGATGTACTTAAATCGGGTTTTTTTGGGAGGGGATACCTCTGGCTTTGAGGATGCAGCCCGATATTACTTTGAGAAGTCGGCTAAAGAATTAACTTTGGCAGAAGCAGCAACATTGGTAGGAATTTTACCTGCTCCCAACGCCTTCGATTTTTGTGGGGATGGGCCAAATAAACTAGAAGCGGCTGAATACCGAAATCGTGTGATTAAGCGGTTGCTGGAGATGGGCAAAATTAAAGCAGAGGATGCGAACCGCGCTAGACGCTCCACTGTCCAAATTAGTCCTAAAGTCTGCGAACAGCAAGCTAAAACGATCGCACCTTATTTTTACAGTTATGTCTTCTCTGAACTCGAATCAATTTTAGGGGAGGGAGCTGCAAGAGAGGGAAACTATATCATTGAAACCAAGCTCGATCCAGCCATACAGAGACAAGCAGAAGCAGCATTAAGTAATTCGGTCAACAACTCTGGTAGAAATTTTAATTTTTCTCAAGGAGCAGTAGTCACTCTTGACTCTAGTACAGGCAGTATCCTCGCAATGGTAGGCGGGACTGATTACAAAAAAAGTCAGTTCAATCGTGCTGTTCAAGCCAAAAGACAACCAGGTTCCACTTTCAAAATCTTTGCTTACACTGCTGCTATTCAACAGGGAATTCCAGAATCAAAAAGTTATTCTTGTGCCCCTTTAACTTGGCAAGGGTTTACTTATAAACCTTGTCGTGCTGGTGCTGACGCAAGTTTAGATATTGCCACCGGGCTGGCACTTTCAGAAAATCCCATCGCCTTGCGAGTTGCCAGACAAGTCGGGCTGGATAAAGTTGTGGCCATGGCGCAGCGTTTGGGGATAAAATCAAACCTCGATCCAGTTCCCGGCTTGGTACTGGGTCAAAGTGTAGTTAATGTTTTGGAAATGACTGGTGCTTTTGGCGCGATTGGCAATCGCGGTGTGTTGAATCCTCCCCATGCCATTAGCCGAATTTTAGACAGTGGTGATTGCAGCGATCGCAATGATATCAAAACCTGTCGTGTAATCTACTCTTTCGACCAAGATCCAGGTGCTAACAAACGAGTGTTGACAACTAATGTCGCCGATGAAATGACTAGTTTGATGCGCGGTGTAATCGCAAGAGGCACTGGTCGTAGTGCTGCCATTGGACTAGGGGAAGCTGGTAAAACTGGCACAACTGATAAAAACGTTGACTTGTGGTTTATTGGTTTTATCCCCAGTCAGCGACTTGTAACTGGCGTTTGGCTGGGAAACGACAATAATTCCCCGACATCTGGCAGCAGTGCTCAAGCGGCTCAGTTGTGGGGAAATTATATGCGGAGAATTACAAGGTAA